In one Brevibacillus composti genomic region, the following are encoded:
- a CDS encoding serine/threonine protein kinase, whose translation MSSNRAIPSLPRQFQGRWNKQTYHVLRELGRGANGAVYLASQNGVKRAVKIGAEGMDILMEVNVLKQLQQERDPRAAVAPLLCDVDDLIINGRSCTFYAMEYVDGEQLDQYVRQAGSDWVPVLVIQLLSRLSVLHRHGWVFGDLKPENVMVTRSDNQARLIDFGGVTKIGNAVRQFTEEYDRAAWHAGDRRAGVDYDLFSLAVMTVRLAVSPEVWKSCQLDRRHTGLLCDIIRNNDSLYPYRIPLVKAFHGKYASADEMKEEMMAIVQKRAIGSRSKKAAGSGASGIWIGGLFVASMLLLAGTLYYAWMM comes from the coding sequence ATGTCTTCTAATCGGGCGATTCCCAGCCTGCCCCGCCAATTTCAGGGCAGATGGAACAAACAGACGTATCACGTCCTGCGGGAGCTGGGACGAGGTGCAAACGGGGCCGTCTACCTGGCCTCTCAGAACGGGGTCAAACGCGCTGTCAAGATCGGTGCGGAAGGCATGGATATTCTCATGGAGGTAAACGTGCTGAAGCAGCTGCAACAGGAGCGTGACCCGCGGGCAGCCGTGGCTCCGCTCCTCTGCGACGTGGATGACCTGATAATCAATGGCCGCAGCTGTACCTTTTACGCGATGGAGTATGTAGACGGCGAGCAGCTGGACCAGTATGTGCGGCAGGCAGGCTCCGATTGGGTGCCTGTTCTGGTCATCCAGCTGTTGTCCCGGCTCTCGGTCTTGCATCGGCACGGCTGGGTATTTGGCGATCTCAAACCGGAGAATGTGATGGTGACGCGCTCCGATAATCAAGCCAGACTGATTGATTTTGGAGGTGTCACCAAAATCGGCAATGCCGTCCGGCAATTTACCGAGGAGTATGATCGGGCAGCCTGGCACGCGGGCGACCGGCGGGCAGGAGTGGACTACGACCTGTTCTCCCTGGCGGTGATGACCGTCCGCCTCGCTGTCAGCCCGGAAGTTTGGAAGAGTTGTCAATTGGACAGACGTCATACCGGCCTGCTCTGTGATATAATACGGAACAACGACAGCCTTTATCCGTATCGGATTCCGCTGGTCAAGGCTTTTCACGGCAAATATGCTTCGGCGGACGAGATGAAGGAAGAGATGATGGCCATCGTACAAAAGCGTGCGATTGGCTCACGGTCAAAAAAGGCGGCAGGCTCCGGAGCCTCAGGCATATGGATTGGCGGGTTGTTTGTCGCATCCATGCTGCTTTTGGCCGGAACCTTGTATTATGCATGGATGATGTGA
- a CDS encoding threonine/serine exporter family protein has translation MSADLVMDTCLLAGEIMLKNGGETYRTEETMSLIARAAGMDSVNSSATPTSIILSFRSNGQDHTRMVRTPSRTINLNKVTLANDVSRRFVSGSITLVEAYRLFQQIDQGKPVYPKWLQHIAAGIASGSFSMLAGGSWLDLIPSVLAGLTVNLSLQFFELFLRMKFFTEFMSALLGGLFALLCVTLFPQLHFSILIIGAMLPLFPGIAITNSLRDLIAGDLVAGVSRGAEALLTALSVAVATAITLWFMR, from the coding sequence GTGTCCGCAGATCTGGTTATGGATACGTGCCTGCTCGCAGGTGAAATTATGTTGAAAAACGGCGGGGAGACGTATCGAACCGAAGAGACGATGTCGTTGATCGCCAGGGCAGCCGGTATGGACTCGGTGAACAGCTCGGCGACCCCGACCAGCATTATTTTGTCTTTTCGTTCGAATGGACAGGATCATACACGGATGGTCCGTACGCCGAGCCGGACGATTAACCTGAACAAGGTCACACTGGCCAATGACGTTTCGCGCCGGTTTGTTTCCGGCAGCATTACGCTTGTCGAAGCCTATCGCTTGTTTCAACAGATCGATCAGGGAAAACCGGTCTATCCCAAATGGCTGCAGCATATAGCGGCTGGCATTGCCAGTGGCTCTTTTTCCATGCTCGCCGGGGGGTCCTGGCTGGATCTGATCCCTTCGGTGTTGGCGGGTCTCACCGTCAACCTCAGTCTGCAATTTTTCGAATTGTTCCTACGGATGAAGTTTTTTACGGAATTCATGTCCGCCTTGCTCGGGGGATTGTTTGCGCTGCTGTGCGTGACGCTCTTCCCGCAGCTGCACTTCAGCATTCTGATCATCGGTGCGATGCTCCCGCTGTTTCCGGGGATTGCGATCACCAATTCGCTCCGCGACCTGATTGCCGGAGATTTGGTCGCCGGCGTCTCCCGCGGAGCCGAAGCTCTTTTGACAGCTCTCTCGGTTGCCGTCGCGACAGCGATTACCCTGTGGTTCATGAGGTGA
- a CDS encoding threonine/serine exporter family protein — MLLLKGLGLSLLSSMAWGLLFNVPVRTLLACGFAGVTGWLIYFILPHFGAEVILSTFAAATSVSVLSQILSIWLRVPSTNFSVAGIIPLVPGSLAYKAMLAFVNGEYMNGITLAMQTAMVAGAIASGLILGISVLTIWRGARHARKRAH, encoded by the coding sequence ATGCTCTTGTTAAAAGGATTAGGACTTAGTCTTTTGTCCTCGATGGCCTGGGGATTGCTGTTTAACGTGCCGGTCCGAACGCTTTTGGCTTGCGGCTTCGCGGGGGTGACCGGATGGCTGATTTACTTTATTCTGCCTCACTTCGGGGCGGAGGTGATCTTGTCCACGTTTGCAGCGGCCACGTCCGTCTCTGTCCTGAGCCAGATCTTGTCCATCTGGCTGCGCGTGCCCTCCACCAATTTCAGTGTCGCCGGCATTATCCCGCTGGTTCCGGGGTCTCTGGCCTACAAAGCGATGCTCGCCTTCGTCAATGGAGAATATATGAATGGAATTACGCTCGCGATGCAGACCGCGATGGTCGCCGGAGCGATCGCTTCGGGGCTGATTCTGGGCATTTCGGTATTGACCATCTGGAGGGGAGCTCGCCATGCTCGAAAGCGTGCGCACTAA
- the tilS gene encoding tRNA lysidine(34) synthetase TilS, whose translation MLESVRTNIEQHRLLEPGASIVVGLSGGNDSTALLHILWALNSHYQYGWTLHAVHLNHGFRGEEAREDARYAKELCASLGVAFHLYERDIPEVMKQTGMGPQEASRAVRYAIFEQVAREVGASRIAVAHHADDQIETILFRLIRGTRLSGLAGMPDRRWLVEGEIELVRPLLPVSRAELERYCREHGLAPREDSSNLSRKYARNLIRLEVMPLLRQINERYGEHILSLSASVREDEAYLQKLSREQLEESVIRQKKGDITIDRNKFQSCDVALQRRMITLILNYLSRQIEWSSLHVEAVLHMIEGSRPSAEMNLPGGVSAAREYGQVRFRLDGQTRHRQCFCYRLAVPGITLVPESGASVHTYYRDGPIDWEKLPDDTAVFDADRLPGPLCIRSRKPGDRMPLWGTAGSKKLKDLLIDAKVPQRWRDRLPILTAGEQVIWVPGIRRSAVAPVDQGTKRVLYVEVEFGEEWREVLK comes from the coding sequence ATGCTCGAAAGCGTGCGCACTAATATCGAACAGCATCGACTGTTGGAGCCTGGCGCTTCCATCGTCGTCGGGCTTTCCGGGGGAAACGACTCCACGGCTCTTTTGCATATCTTGTGGGCTCTCAATTCACACTATCAATACGGATGGACCCTGCATGCCGTACATCTCAACCACGGCTTTCGCGGGGAGGAAGCGCGGGAGGACGCTCGCTATGCAAAAGAGCTGTGTGCCTCGCTCGGCGTCGCCTTTCATCTATACGAGCGCGACATTCCTGAGGTGATGAAACAGACCGGGATGGGACCGCAGGAGGCCAGCCGGGCCGTCCGGTATGCGATCTTCGAGCAGGTGGCGCGCGAGGTCGGAGCTTCGCGGATCGCGGTAGCGCACCACGCCGATGACCAGATCGAGACGATTTTGTTTCGGCTGATCCGGGGGACGCGCTTGTCCGGACTGGCAGGCATGCCTGACCGCCGCTGGCTGGTGGAAGGCGAGATCGAGCTGGTGCGGCCGCTGCTGCCGGTCAGCCGGGCCGAGCTGGAACGCTATTGCCGGGAGCATGGACTGGCGCCCCGCGAGGACAGCAGCAACCTTTCGCGAAAATACGCCCGCAACCTGATCAGGCTCGAAGTGATGCCGCTGCTTCGCCAGATCAACGAACGATACGGCGAGCATATCCTTTCCCTGTCCGCGTCCGTTCGGGAGGATGAAGCGTACCTGCAAAAACTGAGCAGGGAACAGCTGGAAGAGTCTGTGATCAGGCAAAAAAAAGGCGATATAACCATCGACAGGAACAAGTTTCAAAGTTGTGACGTTGCTTTACAAAGGAGAATGATTACTCTAATATTAAATTATCTCTCAAGGCAAATCGAATGGTCTTCGCTTCATGTGGAGGCCGTTTTGCACATGATAGAGGGAAGTCGTCCGTCCGCCGAAATGAATCTTCCCGGCGGTGTATCCGCCGCCCGAGAATACGGGCAGGTCCGCTTTCGGCTGGATGGCCAGACGCGACATCGTCAGTGTTTCTGCTACAGGCTCGCGGTTCCGGGAATCACGCTTGTTCCGGAAAGCGGAGCATCAGTACATACGTATTATCGAGACGGCCCCATCGATTGGGAGAAGCTTCCCGATGACACAGCGGTATTTGATGCCGATCGACTTCCCGGGCCTTTATGTATTCGCAGTCGCAAGCCGGGTGACCGCATGCCCTTATGGGGAACAGCAGGGAGCAAAAAGCTGAAGGACCTGCTGATAGACGCCAAGGTTCCGCAGAGGTGGAGGGACAGATTGCCGATCCTGACCGCAGGAGAGCAGGTCATCTGGGTTCCGGGCATCCGCCGATCTGCCGTGGCGCCAGTGGATCAGGGCACGAAGCGGGTTTTGTATGTGGAAGTGGAGTTTGGAGAAGAGTGGCGGGAGGTTTTAAAGTGA
- the hpt gene encoding hypoxanthine phosphoribosyltransferase, with the protein MNQDIKEILLTEEQIAGKVKELGALLSDEYRDKNPLVICVLKGAVIFMADLLRHMDIPCEMDFMAVSSYGSGMESSGMVKILKDLDASVEGRHVLVVEDIMDSGLTLSRLMELLRHRRAATVKVVTLLNKPERRKVNISPDYSGFTIPDEFVVGYGLDYAEKYRNLPFIGVLKPEVYSS; encoded by the coding sequence GTGAATCAAGACATCAAGGAGATTTTGCTCACCGAAGAACAGATTGCAGGAAAGGTCAAGGAGCTGGGAGCGCTCCTGAGCGATGAATATCGGGATAAAAATCCGCTCGTGATCTGCGTGCTGAAGGGAGCGGTTATCTTTATGGCCGATCTGCTTCGTCACATGGACATTCCCTGCGAGATGGACTTCATGGCTGTATCCAGCTACGGGAGCGGGATGGAGTCTTCAGGAATGGTCAAAATCCTGAAGGATCTCGACGCCTCCGTGGAAGGCCGGCATGTTCTCGTCGTGGAGGATATCATGGACAGCGGACTGACGCTGAGCCGGCTGATGGAGCTGTTGCGCCATCGCAGGGCTGCGACAGTAAAAGTCGTGACGCTTCTGAACAAGCCCGAGCGCCGAAAGGTAAACATTTCGCCGGACTACAGCGGGTTTACCATTCCGGACGAATTTGTGGTGGGCTACGGTCTTGACTACGCCGAGAAATATCGCAATTTGCCGTTTATCGGCGTGCTGAAGCCGGAAGTATACTCCAGCTAG
- the ftsH gene encoding ATP-dependent zinc metalloprotease FtsH, protein MNRFFRNTGFYLLIFLVTVGIVNFILSGTDKVGKLTYQEFRVHLLTDNVSELTLRPEGGTYRVDGVLATAGPGQETKFVTNVPLYESDIIKLVNEKIDAQKMKRVEVAPQEGNSIWLTFLTSIIPFIIIFILFFFLLNQAQGGGSRVMNFGKSRAKLYNEEKKRVTFDDVAGADEEKAELEEVVEFLKDPRKFSAVGARIPKGVLLVGPPGTGKTLLARAVAGEAGVPFFSISGSDFVEMFVGVGASRVRDLFENAKKNAPCIIFIDEIDAVGRQRGAGLGGGHDEREQTLNQLLVEMDGFGGNEGIIIVAATNRPDILDPALLRPGRFDRQITVDRPDIKGREAVLKVHARNKPLGEDVKLDVIARGTSGFTGADLENLLNEAALLTARKNKKQINMTEVDEAIDRVIAGPAKKSRVVSEDERRLVAYHEAGHVIIGYHLRNAEMVHKVTIIPRGQAGGYTVMLPKEDRFFATKTDLLDKITGLLGGRVAEELVLGDISTGAHNDFQRATAIARSMITEYGMSRLGPMQFGRNQGQVFLGRDIGHERNYSEQIAYEIDQEMQSIITECYDRCKELLIKHRDQLELIAQTLLEVETLDADQIKQLIENGKLDPQPATKDVVVNIQSKKEEATMSEAAAPAGEEAESTQASKVDANETTEPANTESTDADPNNDEKKQ, encoded by the coding sequence ATGAATCGCTTTTTTCGAAATACTGGGTTCTACCTACTAATCTTTCTTGTCACGGTCGGGATCGTGAATTTTATCCTCTCCGGTACTGATAAGGTTGGGAAACTTACATATCAGGAATTCCGGGTACACCTGCTGACCGACAATGTATCTGAGCTGACGCTGCGCCCTGAGGGCGGCACCTATCGGGTGGACGGCGTTTTGGCAACGGCAGGTCCGGGACAGGAAACCAAGTTTGTAACAAATGTACCGCTGTACGAATCGGATATTATCAAGCTGGTCAACGAGAAGATCGACGCGCAAAAAATGAAGCGAGTGGAGGTTGCCCCGCAAGAGGGGAACAGCATCTGGCTTACATTCCTGACCTCGATCATTCCGTTCATCATCATCTTTATCCTGTTTTTCTTTTTGTTAAATCAAGCCCAGGGCGGCGGCAGCCGAGTCATGAACTTCGGGAAGAGCCGTGCGAAGCTGTATAACGAAGAGAAAAAACGCGTTACCTTCGACGATGTAGCAGGAGCGGACGAAGAGAAGGCGGAGCTGGAGGAAGTCGTCGAATTCCTGAAAGACCCGCGCAAATTCTCCGCAGTGGGCGCTCGGATTCCGAAGGGTGTCCTGCTGGTGGGTCCTCCTGGTACCGGTAAAACCTTGCTGGCGCGTGCGGTTGCCGGTGAAGCGGGGGTACCGTTCTTCAGCATTTCCGGTTCTGATTTCGTGGAGATGTTCGTCGGGGTGGGTGCGTCCCGCGTGCGTGACTTGTTTGAAAACGCCAAGAAAAACGCTCCTTGCATTATCTTTATCGACGAGATTGACGCAGTAGGTCGCCAGCGCGGAGCTGGTCTCGGCGGCGGCCATGACGAACGCGAGCAAACACTGAACCAATTGCTTGTCGAAATGGATGGCTTCGGCGGCAATGAAGGAATTATTATCGTCGCGGCGACGAACCGCCCAGACATTTTGGACCCGGCGCTCTTGCGTCCAGGACGTTTTGACCGTCAAATCACAGTAGACCGCCCTGACATCAAGGGACGTGAAGCTGTACTGAAGGTCCATGCCCGCAACAAGCCGCTGGGCGAAGACGTGAAGCTGGATGTCATCGCACGCGGTACCTCGGGCTTCACCGGAGCGGATCTGGAGAACCTGCTGAACGAAGCGGCGCTCCTCACTGCCCGTAAAAACAAGAAACAGATCAACATGACAGAGGTGGACGAAGCGATCGACCGCGTCATCGCCGGTCCCGCCAAGAAGTCTCGCGTGGTGAGCGAGGATGAAAGACGTCTGGTCGCCTACCATGAGGCTGGTCATGTGATCATCGGATACCACCTCAGAAATGCAGAAATGGTACATAAGGTAACCATCATCCCGCGCGGTCAAGCGGGCGGATACACCGTGATGCTGCCGAAGGAAGACCGTTTCTTTGCAACCAAAACCGATTTGCTCGACAAGATTACCGGCCTGCTTGGCGGACGCGTAGCGGAAGAGCTGGTGCTGGGAGATATCAGTACCGGTGCGCATAACGACTTCCAGCGCGCGACAGCCATCGCCCGCAGCATGATCACGGAGTACGGCATGAGCCGTCTGGGGCCGATGCAGTTTGGCCGCAATCAAGGCCAGGTGTTCCTCGGCCGCGATATCGGACACGAGCGCAACTACTCCGAACAGATTGCCTATGAGATCGACCAGGAAATGCAGAGCATCATCACGGAGTGCTACGACAGGTGTAAGGAATTGCTGATCAAGCACCGTGATCAACTGGAGCTGATCGCGCAGACCCTGCTTGAGGTAGAGACGCTTGATGCGGATCAGATCAAGCAGCTGATCGAAAATGGCAAGCTGGATCCTCAGCCGGCGACCAAGGATGTCGTGGTAAATATCCAGTCAAAAAAGGAAGAAGCGACGATGAGTGAAGCGGCTGCTCCTGCAGGTGAGGAAGCAGAAAGCACGCAAGCGAGCAAGGTTGACGCTAATGAAACGACCGAGCCTGCGAACACGGAATCGACTGACGCTGATCCGAATAACGACGAGAAGAAACAATAA
- a CDS encoding HAD family hydrolase produces MFSQLRLAAFDMDGTLLNEQSQMTEATKEACRLLRESGCKLVISTGRTYKSACLPIDGFPFDGYVCSNGATVHDANGATVQETSLPADMIQQALHTLRQIPLYYELHDTESNRWMVQEDRERIELLIQDDTSIEGLSLRRFAFYEWARVTPFAELMERIKTGETRVVKLFFWHPIPDELLSVRQKLEQWSGEAEITSSGRHNIEVIPKGVSKWEGLAYFCKKWGLSPEQVMMFGDAENDREALSQAGFPVVMDNAAPAVKELARFIAPHHDEDGVAQFIRQHILAGG; encoded by the coding sequence TTGTTTTCCCAACTGCGCCTGGCTGCGTTTGATATGGATGGCACCTTGCTGAATGAGCAGTCACAGATGACGGAGGCCACAAAGGAGGCTTGTCGATTGCTTCGCGAGAGCGGCTGCAAGCTGGTGATTTCGACGGGAAGGACCTACAAGTCTGCTTGCCTGCCAATCGACGGTTTTCCTTTTGACGGCTATGTATGCAGCAACGGCGCAACCGTGCATGATGCAAACGGGGCTACGGTTCAGGAAACCAGTTTGCCGGCGGACATGATTCAGCAAGCTTTGCATACACTAAGGCAAATCCCTCTGTATTATGAGCTCCACGATACAGAGAGCAATCGCTGGATGGTTCAGGAAGACAGGGAACGCATTGAGCTGTTAATCCAAGACGATACGTCGATCGAAGGACTTTCCCTGAGACGATTCGCCTTTTACGAGTGGGCACGCGTTACGCCCTTCGCAGAATTGATGGAGCGGATCAAGACCGGCGAGACGCGGGTCGTCAAGCTGTTCTTCTGGCATCCCATCCCGGATGAGCTGTTATCTGTTCGGCAAAAGCTGGAGCAGTGGAGCGGGGAAGCGGAAATCACGTCATCCGGCCGGCATAACATCGAAGTCATCCCGAAGGGTGTCTCCAAATGGGAAGGACTTGCGTATTTCTGTAAAAAATGGGGGCTGTCACCGGAGCAGGTGATGATGTTCGGCGACGCGGAGAATGATAGGGAAGCCCTGTCGCAGGCAGGCTTTCCGGTCGTGATGGACAATGCGGCTCCGGCGGTCAAAGAGCTGGCCCGGTTTATCGCGCCTCATCACGACGAGGACGGTGTGGCGCAGTTTATCCGACAGCATATCCTCGCAGGTGGGTAA
- the nadA gene encoding quinolinate synthase NadA has translation MEALALEKKAQRNAELRERLMQLKKERNAIILAHFYQRPEIQEVADYIGDSFGLAQKAKETDADVILFCGVHFMGESAKILNPQKKVIIPDERAGCPMADMVNVEGLRKLKAQHPNAKVVAYINTSADVKAETYICCTSSNAKRVIESIDSDEIIWVPDKNLGHYVSQFTDKKMIIWEGYCNTHDQLSVQDIMSLKAQYPHAEVVVHPECRPEVVALADFVGSTTGILKYCRESSHKEFIIGTEDGTRYMLEKDSPDKTFIFASKYLVCPNMKVNNLKKCVEALENMKPEIYVPEDVADKARASLERMLAVAPA, from the coding sequence ATGGAAGCCTTGGCGTTAGAAAAAAAGGCCCAGCGGAACGCTGAATTACGCGAACGGCTTATGCAGTTGAAGAAAGAACGCAATGCCATCATCCTGGCTCACTTTTATCAGAGACCAGAAATTCAGGAAGTGGCTGACTATATTGGAGATTCCTTTGGTTTGGCTCAGAAGGCAAAAGAGACAGATGCGGATGTAATTCTGTTCTGCGGCGTTCACTTTATGGGGGAAAGTGCAAAAATTCTCAATCCCCAAAAGAAAGTGATCATCCCGGATGAACGAGCCGGTTGTCCCATGGCTGACATGGTCAACGTAGAGGGACTCCGCAAGCTGAAAGCGCAGCACCCAAATGCGAAGGTCGTCGCCTATATCAATACTTCGGCGGATGTGAAAGCGGAAACCTATATCTGCTGTACGTCTTCCAATGCGAAGCGCGTGATTGAATCGATCGACAGCGACGAGATCATCTGGGTGCCGGACAAAAACCTGGGGCATTATGTCTCCCAGTTTACCGACAAGAAAATGATCATCTGGGAAGGGTATTGCAACACCCATGACCAGCTGTCCGTGCAGGATATCATGAGCCTGAAAGCGCAGTATCCCCATGCCGAGGTCGTCGTTCACCCCGAATGCCGTCCGGAAGTAGTGGCGCTCGCCGATTTCGTCGGTTCCACGACAGGGATTCTGAAATACTGCCGTGAATCCTCTCACAAGGAGTTCATCATCGGTACGGAAGACGGCACGCGCTACATGCTGGAAAAGGACAGCCCGGACAAAACGTTCATTTTTGCCTCCAAGTACCTGGTCTGCCCGAATATGAAGGTAAACAACCTGAAAAAATGCGTGGAAGCGCTGGAAAACATGAAGCCGGAGATTTACGTGCCCGAAGATGTGGCTGACAAGGCCCGCGCGTCCCTGGAGCGGATGCTCGCGGTCGCTCCTGCGTAA
- a CDS encoding acyltransferase family protein: MPKPIMGKGRYMAGLDGLRALAVLAVVAYHLQFEWIPGGLLGVGVFFVLSGYLITDLLVMEWKRNGRIDLADFWLRRARRLLPAMFVLLAAVIAWLLIREPSRLIAIREELLASLLYVSNWWLIFHEVSYFESFGPPSPLGHFWSLAVEEQFYLLWPLLLMAGIRLFRKRGMLFAVTTGAALLSACLMVLLYEPGVDPSRVYYGTDTRAFGLLIGAALAMVWPSAKLSDRVSPRGRWSLDLVGAVGMAILLGMFWKINEYDPFLYQGGFVILSLVTAIVVAVLAHPATRLGKFMGAAPFRWIGLRSYGIYLWHYPVIVLTSPAVNTSGVNLSLSLMQLAASVILADLSWRFVEEPIRRGTWKRLWERVRPGQGRRSRAAWLTTAAAAVIGLVFAGMSQLYPIATASTYTDDDGPDHPSGNHPATEQASRQEQHQGASRAGEMPPGANGATDPAGPAGTPGASGPAGASHQTTGSTSATAGTAVRGSGKGITVIGDSVMLGAEPSLKEMLPGITIDGKIGRQWSHALEIIKRLKAEGKLGQTVVLELGSNGPFTVKQMDAILEALGEKRQIILVNTRVPRPWEREVNAGLKQRADSSKAISLIDWYGASTGKDHYFAKDGVHLTVEGAKAYADLLTSGILSRMQDH; the protein is encoded by the coding sequence ATGCCTAAGCCGATCATGGGAAAGGGCCGCTATATGGCGGGTCTGGATGGGCTTAGGGCATTGGCGGTCTTGGCCGTGGTGGCCTATCATCTCCAATTTGAGTGGATACCGGGAGGACTTCTGGGTGTCGGCGTATTCTTTGTATTGTCCGGTTATCTGATTACCGATCTGCTTGTCATGGAGTGGAAACGAAACGGGCGGATCGATCTCGCTGATTTTTGGCTCAGGCGGGCGCGGCGGTTGCTTCCGGCGATGTTTGTCCTGCTCGCAGCCGTGATCGCTTGGCTTTTGATCAGGGAGCCCTCCCGGCTGATCGCGATCAGGGAGGAGCTGCTTGCCAGCTTGTTGTACGTGAGTAATTGGTGGCTAATCTTTCACGAGGTCTCTTATTTTGAGAGTTTTGGACCGCCTTCTCCCTTGGGCCACTTCTGGTCGCTGGCTGTGGAGGAGCAGTTTTATCTGCTCTGGCCGCTGCTGCTAATGGCCGGGATACGCCTTTTCCGAAAGCGGGGTATGCTGTTTGCCGTAACCACGGGAGCAGCGCTGCTATCCGCATGCCTGATGGTGCTGCTATACGAGCCGGGTGTGGACCCGAGCCGCGTCTACTACGGCACGGATACGCGGGCATTCGGGCTGTTGATCGGGGCCGCACTGGCGATGGTATGGCCGAGTGCCAAACTGTCAGACCGCGTATCCCCCCGGGGACGGTGGAGTCTCGATCTGGTTGGAGCTGTAGGAATGGCCATTCTGTTAGGGATGTTTTGGAAGATCAATGAATACGATCCTTTTCTCTATCAAGGCGGGTTCGTAATCCTATCGCTGGTGACGGCGATCGTCGTGGCTGTGCTGGCCCACCCCGCCACTCGGCTGGGCAAATTCATGGGGGCCGCTCCCTTTCGCTGGATCGGCCTGCGCTCTTACGGCATCTACCTCTGGCATTATCCGGTGATCGTGCTCACCAGTCCAGCGGTGAATACGAGCGGGGTGAATCTGTCTCTCTCGCTGATGCAGCTGGCGGCAAGCGTCATCCTCGCAGATCTCTCCTGGAGGTTCGTGGAGGAGCCGATTCGCCGCGGCACATGGAAGCGGCTGTGGGAGCGGGTGAGACCGGGCCAGGGGAGAAGAAGCCGTGCCGCTTGGCTCACTACGGCCGCAGCGGCAGTAATCGGCCTGGTCTTTGCCGGCATGAGCCAGCTCTACCCCATCGCCACAGCCAGTACGTATACGGATGACGATGGACCGGATCACCCGTCAGGAAATCATCCGGCTACAGAGCAAGCATCGCGTCAGGAGCAGCATCAGGGAGCAAGCCGTGCGGGTGAAATGCCGCCGGGAGCAAACGGAGCGACCGACCCTGCGGGACCGGCCGGAACGCCCGGCGCATCTGGTCCCGCCGGCGCATCTCATCAAACAACCGGCTCAACATCCGCCACAGCCGGAACGGCCGTGCGCGGGAGCGGAAAGGGAATCACCGTGATCGGGGATTCGGTGATGCTCGGGGCAGAGCCGTCCCTGAAAGAAATGCTGCCGGGAATTACGATCGACGGAAAGATCGGCAGACAGTGGTCACACGCTTTGGAAATCATAAAGCGCTTGAAAGCGGAAGGAAAGCTGGGCCAAACGGTCGTGCTGGAGTTGGGCTCCAACGGCCCCTTCACGGTAAAACAGATGGATGCGATCCTGGAGGCACTGGGAGAGAAACGGCAGATCATCCTGGTGAATACCCGCGTCCCCAGGCCATGGGAAAGGGAAGTAAATGCGGGACTCAAGCAGAGGGCAGACAGTTCGAAGGCGATATCGCTGATCGATTGGTACGGCGCCAGCACCGGCAAGGATCACTACTTCGCAAAAGACGGTGTCCACTTGACCGTCGAAGGAGCCAAGGCCTATGCGGATCTGTTAACGAGCGGCATCCTGTCGCGAATGCAAGACCACTAA
- a CDS encoding PCYCGC motif-containing (lipo)protein → MKRKPFLMIGLLAALLVTGCSSADKADGGHGGHQQHAPNGDLQELTASVDLLPRFLDNQDPQIVASYKIAAANRELLKVIPCYCGCGESAGHQHNGNCFIKEEKEDGSIVWDDHGTRCGVCMEIAVISAKLKHDGKTDLEIRNFIDETYKEGYAEPTPTPMPS, encoded by the coding sequence ATGAAAAGGAAACCATTTCTCATGATCGGCCTGCTCGCCGCCCTTCTGGTCACGGGCTGCTCCTCTGCGGACAAGGCAGACGGCGGCCATGGCGGGCACCAGCAACACGCACCAAATGGGGATTTGCAGGAATTGACCGCTTCGGTGGATCTACTGCCCCGTTTTCTAGACAACCAGGACCCGCAAATTGTAGCCTCGTATAAAATTGCCGCGGCCAATCGCGAGCTCCTCAAAGTCATCCCTTGCTATTGCGGCTGCGGAGAAAGCGCCGGCCATCAGCACAACGGCAATTGCTTCATTAAAGAAGAGAAAGAGGACGGCTCCATCGTCTGGGACGATCACGGCACACGCTGCGGCGTCTGCATGGAAATCGCCGTCATCTCTGCCAAGCTGAAGCATGACGGCAAAACCGACCTGGAGATCCGCAATTTTATCGATGAAACGTATAAAGAAGGCTATGCGGAGCCGACACCGACTCCGATGCCCTCGTAA